From the Jilunia laotingensis genome, the window GTTAATTTGATTGTACCTTTCTTGCCTTTAAGAAGTACTTCAGGGCTCTTCTCCATCTTCAAATAAGGGGGAAGGTGCATCAGTACAGGTTCATAGGGACTCCCTGAAAGATTAACAACACTAAAAGTTATTGTCGGCTTCTCCCCACGATGTGCATCAGGAAAATCGAATTCGTTACGATCCAAACGAATTGAACCAATCGTATAAGGGTGCGTCTTTGTGTAATCGGTCACTTCACGAACCACCTCACCTGTAAATTTGAGATAAACCAGACTGGGCTGAGCGTTGCTGTAGATACCGACCGTCTTTTCAAAATGTCCCAAAGCTTCGGCATCGAAAGTAGCGGTGACAAATCCTTTATCACCAGGAGCAATAGGTGTTTTAGTCCAATCCGCAACCGAACAGGCACAGGATGTGGTGACATTGGTCAAGACTAAGGGTTTATCGCCTGTATTGGTGATGATATATTCCACACTCACAGGATGCTTCCACTCTATCTGCCCGAAGTTATGCGTCTCTTTATTAGACGAGATTCGTGGTTGGGCAGCAACAAACAAAGTGATGAAAAAGAGAGTAATTATTGAGAATAAACTACGTTTCATGCTTTACATTATTATATTATAGCACAAATGTAGGAGTTTTAAATGAGAAACAAAACGGATTGAAAGAAAAAGAGACGTACTATCCTTCTATCGGACAATACGCCTCTGCTTATCATATCATTCTAAAAGGGAAGAAAAATCATTTATTCATCCATGCTTGCTGGATATCAGTGGCAATTGCCTTGAACTCTTCATCGGATAATTTCTGTTTCGGGTTGGAAATAATCATATCCGACTCTTTATTAATAGGAATCAGATGGATATGAGCATGAGGAACCTCCAGCCCCATAACAGCCACACCTACACGTTTACAAGGAACAGCTTTTTCAATGGCACGGGCTACCGACTTTGCAAAAACGTGCATAGCTGCCAAGTCATCGTCGTTTAAATCAAAAATATAATCAATCTCCTGTTTAGGAACAACCAAGGTATGTCCCTGTACTAACGGATTAATATCAAGGAAAGCAAAGAAACGATCGTCTTCCGCCACCTTATAGCAGGGTATTTCACCTGCGATAATTCTACTGAATATTGTTGCCATAACCTTACTATATAAAATAAGGCAAGCTCCTTTAAGGAGACCTGCCTTTGTGTTAAATCGAAATGTTCACTACTTCAAGATTGATTTTACCCTGCGGAACCTGAATTTCAGCGATATCACCCACTTTCTTTCCTAGCAAGCCTTGTGCTATAGGGGTATTTACGGATATCTTCCCCTCTTTCAGATTTGCTTCGCTTTCAGAAACGATCGTGTAAACCATCTTCATGCCGTTCTTCATATTCTTCAGTTCCACTTTACATAAAATCTGCACAGAATCAGTTTTGAGTTTGGATTCATCGATGATTTTAGCATCAGCAATCACTGCTTTCAACTTATTGATTCTCATTTCAAGCATCCCCTGAGCTTCTTTGGCAGCATCATATTCTGCATTTTCCGATAAATCTCCTTTATCGCGCGCTTCAGCTATTGCGGCAGAAATCTTGGGGCGCTCCACTGTTTCCAATTCTTTCAGTTCTGCCATTAATTTCTTGTAACCTTCTTCTGACATATAAGCCATGATTTTTCCTCCTTTTTTATTTTCGGTCATATAAAACAAAAAAGAATTCCAACATGAGCCATGTTGGAACCCTCTTCCTATAATTATTTCTGCAAAGATAGGCTTTTAAACGATACGTGTCAAGTAAAAACCAATGCTATGTAACATATTTAAACGAAAACTTCTATATAATAACACCCTAGAGCAATTCCTTGATCGCACTATCCAGATCTTTTATGTCTTCTCCACGACCGCTTAACTCATTCTTCCGATTGATCAGGAAATAAGCCGGCAACTGGCGAACATTATACACGGCCGCATTTGTTGAATATACTCCATTACCGTCACGCACGCATATCCAAGGCAGGTTATCTGCTGATGTTTTCCAAAAATGCTCATCCGCATCCAAAGATACCTGATAAATTTCAAATCCCTGACTTGCATATTTATTGTAAAGGTCACGCAACATCAGATTATGAGGCGCACCGGTCTGGGTCTGATAAACCGAAAAATCCAGCAATA encodes:
- a CDS encoding HIT family protein, encoding MATIFSRIIAGEIPCYKVAEDDRFFAFLDINPLVQGHTLVVPKQEIDYIFDLNDDDLAAMHVFAKSVARAIEKAVPCKRVGVAVMGLEVPHAHIHLIPINKESDMIISNPKQKLSDEEFKAIATDIQQAWMNK
- a CDS encoding DUF1573 domain-containing protein; this translates as MKRSLFSIITLFFITLFVAAQPRISSNKETHNFGQIEWKHPVSVEYIITNTGDKPLVLTNVTTSCACSVADWTKTPIAPGDKGFVTATFDAEALGHFEKTVGIYSNAQPSLVYLKFTGEVVREVTDYTKTHPYTIGSIRLDRNEFDFPDAHRGEKPTITFSVVNLSGSPYEPVLMHLPPYLKMEKSPEVLLKGKKGTIKLTLDTEQLTDLGLTQTSVYLARFSGDKVGEENEIPVSAILLPDFTGMSEQDRLNAPSISLSETNIDLSARLAKKNKASHDIVITNTGKSPLQINKLQVFNSSVGVSLKKALLQPGESTKLRVTIHRKNVGKKKHHLRILMITNDPVQPKVEINVKR
- the greA gene encoding transcription elongation factor GreA, translating into MAYMSEEGYKKLMAELKELETVERPKISAAIAEARDKGDLSENAEYDAAKEAQGMLEMRINKLKAVIADAKIIDESKLKTDSVQILCKVELKNMKNGMKMVYTIVSESEANLKEGKISVNTPIAQGLLGKKVGDIAEIQVPQGKINLEVVNISI